From Bos indicus isolate NIAB-ARS_2022 breed Sahiwal x Tharparkar chromosome X, NIAB-ARS_B.indTharparkar_mat_pri_1.0, whole genome shotgun sequence:
AAAGTATACCACTCAGAGGAAGATGTCCTGTAGCAAAAATCCTCTAGTACTGCAGAAGACCACCTCTGAAGAAAAGCCACTTACTAAGGAGTCTTTTAAGAGAAAGCCTACTGCTGAGAAGGAGTCCTTTTTCCAGGAACCACCTGCATTGCAAGAAAAGCACACCTCTGAACAAGAAATATCCATCTTGAAGAAATCATTGGCCTTTCAGGAGAAGATTGACACTGAAGACAAATCACTTTTTAAGGAACCATTGGCTTTTAAGAAGCAATCTACCACTGAGGAGACAACCTTCACCATGAGGCCATTACCTTTAAATAAAAAGTGTACTActcagaggaagaggaagatgacCTACTCAAAGATGACCACCTCTGGAGAGAATGCATTCATTAGCCAGTTGCTGTCCTTTAAAAAGAAGCCGACCCCTAAGGAGGAGTCCCTCTTCCAGGACCTCTCAGTGTTGCAAGAGAAGCATACTGATGATGGAGCAGTGACACTTGTGAAGAAGCCATGGGCATTGCAGAAGAAAGATGATGAAGATGATTTTCTTATGGAGCCACTTTCCTTTAGGACGACTCATACTACTAAGGAGGCAACACTTCCCAAGAAGCCACTACTTTTAAAGAGGAAGTGTACTACTCAGGAGAAGATGTACCACTTGAAGAAGCCACTAGTATTGCAGAAGGTCACATCTGAAGAGAAGTCACTCGTTAAGGAGCCATTACCCTTTAAGAAGCCGCCTACCACTAAGGAATCCCTTTTCCAAGAGCCATCAGCATTGCAGGGTAAGCACACCATTCTAGAGGAGGCATCCATCTTGAAGAAGCCCTTGGTCTTGCAAAAGATTCCAACTGAGGAGGAATCACTTAAAAAGGAGACTTTGATTTTTAAGAAGTTTACCACTGGGGAGGCAACCTCCACCAATATGCTGTTATCTTTAAAGAATAAGTGTACCACTCAGGCTAAGTCCTGTTTGACCAAGCCACTAGTATTGCAGACCATTTCTGAAGAGAAATCACTCATTAAGGAGCCTACCACTGAGGTGGAGTCCCTCTTGAAGGAACCATCTGCACTGCAAGAGAAGCACACCACTCAGGGGGATGTGGCCCCCTTGAAAAAGCCATGGGCATTACAGGAGAGAATAGACAGTAAAGATGAATTTCTTATGGAGCCACTATCATTTAGGAAGACACATACCACAAATGTGGCAGTCTCTACCAAGGAGTCATCATCTTTAATGAAGCAAACGTGTGCCACTCAAACACTAATGTCTATCTGGCAAGAACTGTTGGGGTTGCAGAATATGATTGGTGAAGGTAAGAATTCCTTTATGATGCCAGTATCATCTAGGAAGAAGTCTTCAACTGATGAGGCAGTTCTTACCAAGACACCATTATCTCCAAAAATGAGGCAAATCACTCAGTGGAACACCGTCATAGAGAAGACCACCTCTGAAGAGGAGTCACTCTTTAAGAAGttatttcccttaaaaaaaacgTCTACAACTGAAGAGGAGCTCCTCTTCCAGGGTCCATCTGTATTGAAAGAGAAACACACCTCTCTGCAACAGGCATCCCTCTCAAAGAAGCCATTGACCTTACAGGAGAATATTGCCACTCAAGAAGAATCATATATCAAAGAACTGTTGACCATGGAGAAGTCCTTAGTCTTGCAGAAGACCGATACCAAAGTGGACTTCTCGACGTCATTGGCTTTGCAGAAGAAAAGCACCACTGAAGAGAAATTCTTTTTCGAGAAACCATTGGTTCTGAAGGAAAAGCTCTCCCCCAAGGCAGCAGCCAGCATAGAGGGACAATCATCTTTTAAGAAGCAGCCCACTGCTCAGGGGGAGGTGTTCCTCTTGAAAAAGCAGTCGACCTTGCAAGAGAACATCACCAGTGAAGAGGAGTGCATTATTAAGCAGCCACAGGCCTTGCAGGAGAAGTCCAGCGTTGAAAAGGAGACGATCCTGAGGGAGTCCTTGGCCTTGCAGGAGAATTCCACGATTGAGAAGGACGCTGTCTGGAAGGAGCCATTGGCCTTGCAAAAGACTCTCGCTCACAAAGAAAACACCTTTCTCAAACATTGCACCCTGCAAATTGAAACCAGCCCAGATGTGTCCACCACCATCCCTGAATCTGGAACAGGCTTGTCCAACACCATCACCATGTCTTCCAGTATCATAAGCAAGTCCAGTACTTGTGAATCCAATTCCGATAAACCTTTCTCATCTTCCGACAAAAAATCACAGCAAGAGgtattctgctttctttcttcttaaattaGATGAAGTGTTCTTTGTTGTCTTGGAGGTGGCTGCTagcaaagagattttttttgcCTTCCTAAGCAATTGAGTTGTATATAGTAAGTGATATTAAACCAAACTGGCCTTGTAGAATCTCTTGACTTCATGATTGGCATAGTGATATACCTGAGCCACTAGAAAGTATTTATTCCAGGGACACCCTCAAGGGTCTGgaatactctgtgtgtgtgtgtatttcagtaGTGGTTAGATAATTTCAGGAAATTGCCTTTCTTAGTAATTGCAATCTGCATTACATAGGACCTTAGCTAAAGATGAGTTAAATTCACAGAGGCATCTTCCAAGGAAGATTGTTTATAAGTTGTAAATTAGAAGGGAAATGAGATGAGATTTGGTACCTGGGAGGAGAAACAACCTGGATGTAGGCAAAATAACTTGATTAAAGATATAGAAGGGAGGAAAAAGCTAACAAGATGAACTGGGCCCGATCAAAGCATTGAAACATGACAGGTGACATAAGCTGGAAGATTGTAAGATCACAGTGTTTTTCTTGGAGAATCTTGTGCTTACCTGTAATAATAGTGCCTGGTTCTTAGGGCAGAGCAGGTATGTACAAGGATTAAGTATTTCTTGGTTACTCAACAGTATGCAGATTACAGGGCAAAAGCTTGAGCTGAAGATACAAGTGGGAAGAAAGGAGtaattttttatgtgtgtgtgctaagcttCTCTTGGAATCTTTTCCCTAATGTATCTTTTTGATGATTTCCAAACAGGTGATCCCACTGGGGAATACTGACATAGACTGCAGTGACCCATTTTTCAGCTCAGTATATGCTAAGGATATTTTCAGTTACATGAAGAAAAGAGAGGTATGtaggggatgggggtgaggggaaaTGATTTTCCAGTTCTCATTTCCTCCATCCTTCAAATGCAGCTTTAAAGGGGAGATAATAATGATGAGGAAAATAATAACAGTAGCAACTGATGTCTCCTGGTAGCATACTATGAGTTAAACATTATGCTAAAGGATTTATAAACATTATCTTGTTTAATTCTCCCAATAGCTTCATGAtggtaggtattattatctcctttttatAGTTGGGGGAAACTGCTCAGTCAAAACAACTAGTGTGTAGTAGATCTGGGATATGAACTAGAGTCTGATTACCTTAGAAACCATAAGCCCGCACCTCTAATTGCTTAGGAGGTAATCTCAGACACACAAATTGTCAAGTGAGCTCTTTCTGAGTGACTGTTCTTAGAgatctttccccttctctatgCAGTTTTCTGGCATTGCATATAAAACCAGACTCTTTGTTCCAGCTTTCCAACCTGGTGAAATGTTCTTTCTCCTTTCAAATCTGCCAGTCTCCTTTACCACTAATGTTCATCAATTccaaattttcttctctctctcagtgGAACAGATGGAACCAGGGTTATGAATTTTAGCAGGCCATTCATAAGAGGAATGATGAATGTCTCATCTTCTCTCTAGAGATGTGGTAATAGATGaactgactccagagcctgtacTTTGTCTAGTATATCttggaagaagcaagagataaTTTTGCTATACTAAAAGTGTGGGCCTTAGCTCAACAGTATTGGTTTCACTTAAgatcttgttagaaatgcagaaaccTAACCTCACCCCagactttctaaattttaaagatcCTCAAGTACCTTTCAAATATGTATGTTAGAGTTTGAGAACGACTCCTCTATACAGCATGGTATTGTGCTTTTGATTGAATTGCAAAGAAGGGGCAGAATCTTGTTGGTATTCATCTATAGTCATAGGTGTATTTCTGCCTATATTTCATATTCTGCTAGACTCCTCAATATCCACCCTGACACTTGAATATCATGTGTGTTCATTTCCCAAGGATAACTGACCTTGTCTGGGAAAGGATACTTTGCTCTGGCTCTATCTGATACCAGCTAAAAATAATGAGTTAGAACTATAAAGAAATTACTTATGTTGTTATAATTTGTTTTTAGATATTAGTTGCTTATAGCTTTTCCTAAGTTATAATTTTGAACTACAAGAAGAGTTTATctgttaatatttctttcttactGCCAGGAAAAGTTtgtacttaataaatatatgaCCAGGCAGACTGATATCGACAGTGACATGAGGGCCATTCTTGTGGACTGGTTGGTGGAGGTGCAGGTAAGCCTGACAACTGCTGCCTTAAGGGGCTGCTATTCTCTTTATTGATTATTCACTCAGCATTGCCAGGTCTCAAACAGTAAAAGTTTACTGGGTCTCCAGAGCTGAATAAGCcaggattcctgccctcaggaagcttATGACCTAGGGGACAAGATAAGACATGCAGGCAGGTAAGAATAATACAAAGTAGAATATACTAAGTAATGTAAGAATGCTATTAATAAGACACTGTGAGAAACCAGTGGAAGGAGAGAGATTTATAGAAAAGGTAATCATGGCATGGTAGTTCAGTCATTCTCAAAATCTTGTAAAAGTATATGTAGTGATTGGATAAGGGTCAGTGACAAAGTCTTTCAAGCTTTGGATGGGATGAGTAATAGGAAGGACAGTATAGCCCCAAACAGGGCAGATGGCTGTTTGTTCAGAGTTGACTGTTGAGGGAATATTGTTGTGAATACTTAATTATTACTTTACACTAATGAAGGTGTAATAGTACCTGGATGTTGTAGGtgtcagtgaatatttgttgaatgaatagaatTGAAGGAGTTGCTCTGGAGTTTGCAAGGACATAAAAGGCATAGTCTGTGCTCAGCAGAAGAAAAGGTGATATTGTTAAACATCCTTTAAATACCAGAGTAATGGCTCAGGCTCACTTTGGAGTGACAAACCAGGGAAATGTGGTAAACATTGTATATTTGAACATCAGCAAAGCATGAAAATGTCATTCTatggaaatgatgaaaaataGTAAACTAGATAAAGTAGAATCTGAGTAGAtcttaaataagtaaaattgatCACAAATATTGCTGATCATTACCAAATAAGAAAGAGATTTCTAGTAGACTGCCAGTGGAATTTGTTTTGATTGACATTTTTTCTAAATGATATAGAGGAGAACGGAGAGGATCATCTCATCAAATTCACAGATGGCATGAAACTAGGAgtagttgtttgttgttgtttagttgctaagtcatgtttgactgtttTAGAGATACCAGCTGGaatgaagaactgaattttttaaaaaaggtttttgttatttttattgcacaaaaattcacatttattatAGCCAAGTAAGAAATTATAATTACTTATGATCCCACAACCTACAAAGAGTGTTAATATTCATGTGTGTTTATTATGCccccattttaaaaatggtacactgatcacagagtcagatgccCAGGTCCCGTCTGAGActtatcatatattttttaagttccaTAAGCCATGCTAATATATACTTTTGATAGAGAATCACAGTTGTAGAAAATGTGTTCctatatatattacttttataactttaatttttatatcttaaaataattagTAAAATTGACTTTTGGTATACAGTTCTatgaacttttaatatttttaaataatagattcACAAGAAGGtgcaaaaaaaaatagtatatagAGAGGTCCTGTGTACCCTTCACCTGGTTTCTCCCAGTGGTAACATTTTGCATAACTGTCATATAATATCACAGTCAAGGTCCAGaggctttatttatattttaccagTTTACATGCTcttatttctggagaaggcaatggcaccccactccagtactcttgcctggaaaatcccatggaccgaggagtccatggggtcgctaagagttggacatgactgagctacttcactt
This genomic window contains:
- the CCNB3 gene encoding G2/mitotic-specific cyclin-B3 isoform X2 — its product is MPLPLPSHHSKHETRKSQSSIVPSDREPSEKKDEKYQAKISPSSPQGPLKKRSAFEDLTNAPQSQPVQPKKEANNEFVKDTSKKRNRNTSANRLPENNKMNIKRCKVELSPIVVSTTMMPNIIDNLLTLGMSTSSKTPNTEEASLFKEPFILKEEPTSEDAVLMKRSLSSKKCTDQGVVSLLQKPLSLQGKSDSDVVQPMILGKKCKTEETAITNRTLSLKNMCPYQGKQSCSGEELALHDVSVEEDSSFMELQNVRKKPKTEEATFTNPLSSLNKKYTTQRKMSCSKNPLVLQKTTSEEKPLTKESFKRKPTAEKESFFQEPPALQEKHTSEQEISILKKSLAFQEKIDTEDKSLFKEPLAFKKQSTTEETTFTMRPLPLNKKCTTQRKRKMTYSKMTTSGENAFISQLLSFKKKPTPKEESLFQDLSVLQEKHTDDGAVTLVKKPWALQKKDDEDDFLMEPLSFRTTHTTKEATLPKKPLLLKRKCTTQEKMYHLKKPLVLQKVTSEEKSLVKEPLPFKKPPTTKESLFQEPSALQGKHTILEEASILKKPLVLQKIPTEEESLKKETLIFKKFTTGEATSTNMLLSLKNKCTTQAKSCLTKPLVLQTISEEKSLIKEPTTEVESLLKEPSALQEKHTTQGDVAPLKKPWALQERIDSKDEFLMEPLSFRKTHTTNVAVSTKESSSLMKQTCATQTLMSIWQELLGLQNMIGEGKNSFMMPVSSRKKSSTDEAVLTKTPLSPKMRQITQWNTVIEKTTSEEESLFKKLFPLKKTSTTEEELLFQGPSVLKEKHTSLQQASLSKKPLTLQENIATQEESYIKELLTMEKSLVLQKTDTKVDFSTSLALQKKSTTEEKFFFEKPLVLKEKLSPKAAASIEGQSSFKKQPTAQGEVFLLKKQSTLQENITSEEECIIKQPQALQEKSSVEKETILRESLALQENSTIEKDAVWKEPLALQKTLAHKENTFLKHCTLQIETSPDVSTTIPESGTGLSNTITMSSSIISKSSTCESNSDKPFSSSDKKSQQEVIPLGNTDIDCSDPFFSSVYAKDIFSYMKKREMSFEMSHETLYLAVKLVDHYLMKEICKKDKLQLLGSTAFLIAAKFEECYPPSVDDILYICNDIYKRDEMLAMEASILKILKFDINIPIAYHFLRRYARCVCASMKTLTLSRFICELTLVEYDYVQERASKLAAASFFLALCMNKLGHWAPILEYYSGYRISDLHALVRQLNILLTFHSCNRLKAVRSKYSNKVFFEVTKIPPLDMLALDRILRCC
- the CCNB3 gene encoding G2/mitotic-specific cyclin-B3 isoform X1, with amino-acid sequence MPLPLPSHHSKHETRKSQSSIVPSDREPSEKKDEKYQAKISPSSPQGPLKKRSAFEDLTNAPQSQPVQPKKEANNEFVKDTSKKRNRNTSANRLPENNKMNIKRCKVELSPIVVSTTMMPNIIDNLLTLGMSTSSKTPNTEEASLFKEPFILKEEPTSEDAVLMKRSLSSKKCTDQGVVSLLQKPLSLQGKSDSDVVQPMILGKKCKTEETAITNRTLSLKNMCPYQGKQSCSGEELALHDVSVEEDSSFMELQNVRKKPKTEEATFTNPLSSLNKKYTTQRKMSCSKNPLVLQKTTSEEKPLTKESFKRKPTAEKESFFQEPPALQEKHTSEQEISILKKSLAFQEKIDTEDKSLFKEPLAFKKQSTTEETTFTMRPLPLNKKCTTQRKRKMTYSKMTTSGENAFISQLLSFKKKPTPKEESLFQDLSVLQEKHTDDGAVTLVKKPWALQKKDDEDDFLMEPLSFRTTHTTKEATLPKKPLLLKRKCTTQEKMYHLKKPLVLQKVTSEEKSLVKEPLPFKKPPTTKESLFQEPSALQGKHTILEEASILKKPLVLQKIPTEEESLKKETLIFKKFTTGEATSTNMLLSLKNKCTTQAKSCLTKPLVLQTISEEKSLIKEPTTEVESLLKEPSALQEKHTTQGDVAPLKKPWALQERIDSKDEFLMEPLSFRKTHTTNVAVSTKESSSLMKQTCATQTLMSIWQELLGLQNMIGEGKNSFMMPVSSRKKSSTDEAVLTKTPLSPKMRQITQWNTVIEKTTSEEESLFKKLFPLKKTSTTEEELLFQGPSVLKEKHTSLQQASLSKKPLTLQENIATQEESYIKELLTMEKSLVLQKTDTKVDFSTSLALQKKSTTEEKFFFEKPLVLKEKLSPKAAASIEGQSSFKKQPTAQGEVFLLKKQSTLQENITSEEECIIKQPQALQEKSSVEKETILRESLALQENSTIEKDAVWKEPLALQKTLAHKENTFLKHCTLQIETSPDVSTTIPESGTGLSNTITMSSSIISKSSTCESNSDKPFSSSDKKSQQEVIPLGNTDIDCSDPFFSSVYAKDIFSYMKKREEKFVLNKYMTRQTDIDSDMRAILVDWLVEVQMSFEMSHETLYLAVKLVDHYLMKEICKKDKLQLLGSTAFLIAAKFEECYPPSVDDILYICNDIYKRDEMLAMEASILKILKFDINIPIAYHFLRRYARCVCASMKTLTLSRFICELTLVEYDYVQERASKLAAASFFLALCMNKLGHWAPILEYYSGYRISDLHALVRQLNILLTFHSCNRLKAVRSKYSNKVFFEVTKIPPLDMLALDRILRCC